In Thermodesulfobacteriota bacterium, the DNA window CCGGTGGTGAGCCGCCCGTGCAGGAGCGCGGCGTACAGAAACCACGTTATCATAGACCATACTTGGCGGTGTTTCCACATCCAGTAGGTGCCGAAGGCGTACTCGGACCACATGACGCCGGTTATTATGCCGAGCGTCAAGAGAGGGAAGCCGTAGGTAAGGCACTTGTAACCCAGCTCGTCGAGAATGTCGAGCGACGGCAGCACGAAGTACATTCCCCCCACTTTGTGCGACTTCAGGTAGTGCTCCTGGATAAGGTAGGTCACGCCCAGTATGCAGGCGAGCGCGAAGAACGCGTTACCGAGTATGGCGAGCGTTACGTGCACCGGGAGCCACCAGCTCTTCAAGACGGGTGTAAGAGGCACGATCTCGCTCGGCAGGAGCGAGGCCGTTATTACGAGCAGCAGCGCGAACGGCGAG includes these proteins:
- the ccsB gene encoding c-type cytochrome biogenesis protein CcsB, whose amino-acid sequence is MSYVFFHITAALYLAATLVYTGYLVSHGDKFARVARDLLIGGFLAHTITLLGRLAEGGRIPTTSLHESLLLFAWLTVGICLFLLFKYNLSVLGAFVSPFALLLVITASLLPSEIVPLTPVLKSWWLPVHVTLAILGNAFFALACILGVTYLIQEHYLKSHKVGGMYFVLPSLDILDELGYKCLTYGFPLLTLGIITGVMWSEYAFGTYWMWKHRQVWSMITWFLYAALLHGRLTTGWRGRKSAKFSVVAFGVLLGSSLIIYVLLGEGHGISNR